The nucleotide sequence ACCGCGCCGGGGCGCACGCCCATGGCGCGTGCCAATCCTCCCTTGGTCTTTCCCGGCTTCTCGAGTGCACGCTCGATCATGGCGACGTCCAACATGGCTTTGACCCCTTTTGCGAATCTCGGAAAGCAGTATATGTTTCGCATTATCAGAATTCAAGCTTGACTTTTTCTTCGGAATATCGGAAGATTTGGCCGTCGGGTGCTGCCGGCCGGTCCGGCGGCCCCGACCCCGAAGAAAGAGGCGAGAATGCAATCCACCGATTGGCCAGACCAACATTCCAAGATGCTGTGCGAGCTTCATGCCCAGGGGCGGTCCTATGCCGAGATCGCGCGCGCCCTCAACAAGCAGTTCGGAACCGCCTATACGCGGAACGCGACGCTCGGCCGCGGCAAGCGGATCGGGCTGATCGCGCCCGGCGGGCCGAAAGCCGCGCGATCCGATCCCCGGCCGATGTCCGCGGCGAGCCGAGCCGGGCGGCGAAGCGCGGAGGCGGCGGCGGCGCGGCCGATTTCGGCTCCATCCAAGCCCCGCGCGCCGGTCAAGCTGCGCTGCGTCGGCATCAGCCCGCGGCTGCTGTCGCTCGACCAGCTCGAACCCAACGATTGCCACTACCCCTATGGCGGCGACCGCGACGGCGATCCGATCACCTTTTGCGGCCATCCGCGCCAGCCCGGCTCGTGCTATTGCACGCCGCATTACCATCTGACACGGCTTCCGCCCGAGGAGACCGTGGTGCGCCCCGCCGGCCCTTTGATCCTGCGGCTGGTCGCGGCCGCGTAAGTCGCGGCAAATCCGACCCCACCTGACCCCTTCCATTTTCCGGAGACGAGACATGGCGCGCCCCAGACGCGGCAAGCCCTATCGCACGGCCAAAAACCATGACCGCAGAGCTCGCGACCTGCCGTTGAATGCTGACGTGATTCCGGTGGAGATCGACGATCCGCTGGCGCTCGAGCCGGGCGAGAAGATCGTGGCGCTGCGATCGGTCCGCAGCGATCCGCTCGGCCGGCTGCATGCGCATAAGCAGCTCGACGACGCCCAATTCCGGGCCGGTCGGGCTTTCCAGCACGATTGGGAGCGGGCCGAGCGGGGGCCGCAGGCCATCGACCCCTCGCGCGAGCATGTCGACGGCGCAAGGGGGCGTGAGCCGGTGACCGAAGGCCAACGGCAAGCCGTGCTGCGGCTGAACCGGGCCGAGCGCGAGCTCGGGGCCGACGGGGCGGCGATCACCCATGATGTCCTGGTGCAGGGTCTGACGATGGAGCAGGTCGGTCACAAGCGGGGCCTCGCCAGCCAGCGCTGGAATGACTATTTCGCCCGCCGCTTCAAGGAATGTCTGGATCGGCTGGCCGTCGTCTACGGCTTTGCCACCGACCGCGTGGCCAGCAAGCATCACCAGGGGATGCGATCGGACTACCCTGTGCGAAACTGACGACGCCCGCCGGATCGCCGTCGTGCCATCGGCACGGCGGCGTCGGTGCATCGCCTAGCTCAGGGATGCGGCGTCACCGTATAGGTCGTGCTGTAGGGTTCGACGCGGAGCGACGCATGCGACAGCAGGCCGATCTTGGCCGACGGCGTCATCTGCAGCTCGCCATTCGGTCCGCGGTGGACGTTGTACTGCCACGCCGAGAGGTCGCCCTTGTTTGCCAAAGCGTGCGCAACTGCACTGGCATCGCTGCCGCCGATCGCCGCCATCTCGTCGCTGTCGAGACCGATGACGATCTCGTCCTTGACCGTGACGATCTTGAACAGCGACGTCCGGCCATCCCCGGCGCTCGCCGCTGCCGTCGATAGCGCGAGCAGCGCAAGCGTGCCAAACATCGTGCGTGTCAGTGCTGAAGTCATGGAGGCTCCTGTTCGTCTTCGTCGCGTCTGTCAGTGTGCACGCATTGGTTTCTGCTCCCGGTCAGCCGGTTCGGCAAAAAATGCTGACGATCGCCGTTGAACCCGTTGCCGAGGTGGACGTCTAAAGCAGGGCGGGGCGAGGCCTGTTCGGAGCCGATACACGAAGCCGGTCGGACCATGTCGTTGACGCAGGTCAAGCGGCTTGGCGGGGCTTGTTGTATCAGGGACGAACGAAGCGACGGGGGATGCCATGATCAGCGGTCAAAGTCTCTACGGTTCAGCCAGCGCCAAGATCGCGCTTGCCGCAGCTGCGTTATTCGTCGGTGCAACATGCGCGCCTGCTCCGTCTTTCGCGCGTGCAGCCCTCCCGGTCAGCAAGCAGGGGGTCGTGAAGGCGTCAGCCTCCGACGCAACCGATCTCAGCGCTCGCCGGCGCTATCGCCGCGTCTATCGCGGCAATCCGGCTGCCGGTCTCGCCATCATGGGCGCCATGATCGGGACGATCGGCGCGATTGCCGCACATCAGCATGATGATGACTATTATTACGGTGGGCCGGGCTATTACGCTGGCCCTGGCTACTACGGGCCGCCTCGGGTCTATTATGCCCCGCATCCGTACTATGGTCATCCGTACTACGGCCACCCCTATTACGGGCCGCGCGTTCACTACTACTATCAACCCTATTGAGCGGCCGATCCGATTGGCTCACGGCTGAGCAGCCGTGAGCAGCGGTCGTCCGGAGCTTGGAAGCGGAGCTTAGAAGCCGCCGGCGCTGAAGCGCAGCGGCTGCACGACATCGTAGGCGGCCTTGCTGATCGGCACGGCATAATCGACGGTCAGCGGGCCGAACGGCGAGGCCCAGGTCATGCCGACGCCGACCGACGACCGCAGGACGTTCTTGTTCGCCACCTGGACATTCTGCGTCGGCCCGCGATAGCCGAACACGGTGCCCGCATCGACAAAGGCCGATGCGCGCAAGCCGTATTCCTGCGGCAGGCCTGGAATGTTGCTCTGCAGCTCTGCGGTGGTCGCCCAATAGAAGCTGCCGCCGACATTGTCCATCGTCGATCCCGGCGTGAGGTCACGCGGTCCGAAGCCGCCTGGCGCGAAGCCTCGCACCATCGTCGGGCCGCCGAAGAAGCTGTTGAGCAGCGGTGCCTGCTGGCCGCCCCATCCGGTGATGTAGCCGCCCTGGCCACGGACCATGGCAGTGAGATCGCTGTTGATGGAACGGTAGTAGCGAACGTCGGCCGTGGTCCGGAGAAAGCGGACGTCGCCGCCGAGACCGGCGAGGTCCTGGCTCAGTTGCGAGCGGATGCCGCTTGTCGGCAGCTTGTTGTTGTCGAGCGTGCTGTAGGTGACGGTGTTACCGATCTGGGACACGGTCTGCCGTCCTGCGGTGACCGCCTGCCGCACTGGTACAGATACTTGCGCCGGCGACAGCCCGGGCGCGAGCACGACCTTCTGATCGTAGAGCGAGTAGCGCCACAACATCGCGGTCTGCTCACTCACGGGCATTCCCAGCGTGAGGGCGCCGCCATAGCTGCTGCTGCCGAACGATTGGAAGTTGCTGACCATGTTCTGCCGCGCGAACAGCTCGACCCCGGGTGTCGTCCGGCCGAGCGCGTAAGGCGAGGTGAAGGACAGATTGGCGCCGCGCGCAAACTGGCC is from Bradyrhizobium sp. ORS 285 and encodes:
- a CDS encoding GcrA family cell cycle regulator: MQSTDWPDQHSKMLCELHAQGRSYAEIARALNKQFGTAYTRNATLGRGKRIGLIAPGGPKAARSDPRPMSAASRAGRRSAEAAAARPISAPSKPRAPVKLRCVGISPRLLSLDQLEPNDCHYPYGGDRDGDPITFCGHPRQPGSCYCTPHYHLTRLPPEETVVRPAGPLILRLVAAA
- a CDS encoding DUF6456 domain-containing protein: MARPRRGKPYRTAKNHDRRARDLPLNADVIPVEIDDPLALEPGEKIVALRSVRSDPLGRLHAHKQLDDAQFRAGRAFQHDWERAERGPQAIDPSREHVDGARGREPVTEGQRQAVLRLNRAERELGADGAAITHDVLVQGLTMEQVGHKRGLASQRWNDYFARRFKECLDRLAVVYGFATDRVASKHHQGMRSDYPVRN